In Chitinophagaceae bacterium C216, the genomic stretch CGAAACGCTATCTCCAAGTAAATAGGAGAGGCATAATTCTGGAAAAGCGTGGGTGTGAATAATTAACTTCGAATTGTTCTTTTTGAAAAGGCATCTGAAAGTATTGTCGCCATTGGCATAGGATAGCAGACAGATGTCTTTCTTAAAGTCTACTTTGCCATTGCCGTACCATTTAAACACAGCCTCTTTAGCGCTCCATATGCGTGTAAAATCTTCCTGTGTAAGAGGATGGATGGCTGCCATTTCTGCATCACTTACGAACTTATGCTGCACTTTTATTACTTTATCGCTGGGTATTTCGATATCAATGCCTACACGATAATGGCGGCTTACTATGGCAGCAGCGTAATTGCCACAATGCGAGATGGAAAAATGATAGGTTTCGTCAGGCAAAAAGGGCTTTTTCGTATCGGCAATGCTGATAAGATGCGAAGGAAAATCAGGGTATAAGTATTTTAGTAGAAATCTACCGGCCAGGTGCTGCAGTCTTTTATGGGGATGGGTAACTTCGCGATGAATGGGAACGAATTGCTTGAAAAACGATTCTTCTTCCTTAATTTCCCATATTCCTAGGCGGGCGTTTGCATCAATCTCTTGCTGATAAAAAATCGGCATGCTCGTTTTAATAATTTATATTGCACAAAGTAAACAACAATTGTCAATTGAAACCTATAAATTCGAAAATATATGATTCTTTCAGACACTCGGATATTGGAAGAAATTGATAAGGGTACAATAGTGATAACTCCTTATCGTCGCGAATGTTTAGGTAGTAACAGCTATGATGTACATCTGGGAAAATGGCTGGCTACTTATCGCAACCATATATTGGATGCCAAAAAGCATAATGAAATAGAATATTTTGAGATTCCTGATGAGGGATTTGTATTATATCCTCACGTGTTTTATCTGGGTGTTACCGAAGAATATACCGAAACACATGCTCATGTTCCTTTCTTGGAAGGAAAATCATCCACAGGGCGTTTGGGTATTGATATACACGCTACTGCCGGGAAAGGCGATGTGGGTTTTTGTGGGCACTGGACCCTGGAAATATCTGTGAAACAACCCGTACGTATTTACAAAGGAATGCCGGTGGGACAGCTTATCTATTTCCCTGTAGATGGAGAGATTGAAATAAAATACAATCAAAAGCAGAACGCGAAATATAGTCGTCAGCCAGACAGGCCCATTGAAAGTATGATGTGGAAGAATAAGTTTTAGGATTTACCATTTTGTTTAAACAGCGGAAACTCGAGAGTGAATGTAGACCCCTTTCCCAGTGCACTTTCTACCCTGATGGTTCCGTTGTGCGAATCGGTTACCGATTTTACATAGTTCAATCCTAAACCAAATCCTTTTACATTGTGCAGATTACCGGTGTGGGCACGATAGAATTTTTCAAAGATGCGTTTCTGCGTTTCTTTGTTCATGCCTATACCGTTATCTTCAAACTTAATGACGATATTATTGCCTGAGTTGTGGGTAGAGATTTTTAAATGAATAGGCACATGCTCTTTTGAGTATTTAATAGCGTTATCGATAAGGTTGTTGACCAAGTTGGTAAAGTGTACTTCATCAGCTTTAATGATATCCTTTTGAGCTTGAAGTTGCAGTGTTGCATCTCCATTTTTTTCATGTAGCTGTAACTGAAAATTATCTACCACATTACCGATAACTTCATGTACAGATAAGGGCTTCAAATCGATCTCAGCTTCTTTCTTCTCAAACTGCGAAGCTTTAAGTATCGTTTCTACTTGGCGGTTCATCCGCTGGTTTTCCTCTTTTATAATGCTGCTGAAATAATCCAGCTTTTCTCTATTAGTTAATACTTTTTCGTTTTTTAAAGCATCCACAGCCAGCGATATGGTGGCAATAGGCGTTTTAAATTCATGCGTCATATTGTTGATGAAATCATTTTTAATATCACTCAACTTTTTCTGACGCAGCATGGTATGTACGGTAAGATAAAATGCCGAAATGATAATAAGTGTAAAGAGCACAGCGAAAACAATACTCCAGAATAAGGACCGCTTTACAAAGCTTTTCCAATTGAGCGCAACAACGGCAAGAGTTTCATCCGTAGTAATACTTTCCGAAGCTGTACCACTTTGGGAGCGAATGAGTTTATAATCGGGCGTATAGTTATGAACAGTATCAATCTGTGCATCGAAGAAGTTGGGTGAAAGTTTTTCAAACTTTACATTGCCCATCATAGGGCCAGATATAAAGGCATATTCGAAATCGATCTTCTCTAACCCCGCTTTATCAAATGCCGCTCGAATTCTTTTTTCTATTTCATTACTACTCAATATGGAGCCTATGGTCACTGCCCGAAACGGATCGAATACGTTTTTTTGAGAA encodes the following:
- the sasA_6 gene encoding Adaptive-response sensory-kinase SasA, with the translated sequence MQVSWLKNLIALQEDRVKQKIDEVYQNLIVEFGHLREQYINANANDFSIFFSQKNVFDPFRAVTIGSILSSNEIEKRIRAAFDKAGLEKIDFEYAFISGPMMGNVKFEKLSPNFFDAQIDTVHNYTPDYKLIRSQSGTASESITTDETLAVVALNWKSFVKRSLFWSIVFAVLFTLIIISAFYLTVHTMLRQKKLSDIKNDFINNMTHEFKTPIATISLAVDALKNEKVLTNREKLDYFSSIIKEENQRMNRQVETILKASQFEKKEAEIDLKPLSVHEVIGNVVDNFQLQLHEKNGDATLQLQAQKDIIKADEVHFTNLVNNLIDNAIKYSKEHVPIHLKISTHNSGNNIVIKFEDNGIGMNKETQKRIFEKFYRAHTGNLHNVKGFGLGLNYVKSVTDSHNGTIRVESALGKGSTFTLEFPLFKQNGKS
- the dcd gene encoding dCTP deaminase, dUMP-forming, with translation MILSDTRILEEIDKGTIVITPYRRECLGSNSYDVHLGKWLATYRNHILDAKKHNEIEYFEIPDEGFVLYPHVFYLGVTEEYTETHAHVPFLEGKSSTGRLGIDIHATAGKGDVGFCGHWTLEISVKQPVRIYKGMPVGQLIYFPVDGEIEIKYNQKQNAKYSRQPDRPIESMMWKNKF